From Chryseotalea sp. WA131a:
CAAGTGCCAACGTGTATCTTCTAATTGACTCTTCTACTACGCTGCGCTGCGATTTAATAAACAAGATATCGTTATATGTTTTCTTGATCTCGTAAGTCACTTGTTGCTCGGAAGCCCTTACCTTCTTTTGTGCCATTTCGCTACTGATGGCAGCTTGCTTTATGTTGGCAGACGTTTGTAAATTAATCAGGTCGAAAGTTGCATTGACCCCTGCAACGATAGCATGGTTGCTACCCGCTTTAAGGGCTTGCACGGGGCCAAATATCAATTCACCTGTAGCCGGATCTGCCGAGAGCGAAGGAAAAAACACAACTGGAATCTGCGTGGCATGAAGGTAATTCCCAAAGCCATTCAATTGTGGCAGCCGATAACTAAATGCTTCGCGTTGCAAGGCTTGTTGCTTCAACGGTTCTAGCTTTGCTATTCGCACGGCCGCATTATTTTCCATGCCCAAAGCCAATGCACTTTTTACAGAAAGCTGTAACGTGTCTTGTGCTTGCACAGACGATGGAAGGAAGTTGAAAAATAGAATGACAACAACTGCCGCTGCCTTCAACAGTACTCCTCTATAATTATTGAACCTCGTTGTTAAGTTTTGAATGATGGCATACACCACCGGTACAATCACTAACGTAAGAAACATACTGCTGGTGAGCCCGCCCATAATGGCCCAGGCTAATCCGTTTTTTACTTCCGCTCCGTTGCCCTTCGCGATGGCAATCGGTAACATGCCCAGCACCATAGCGATGGTGGTCATCATGATCGGTCGCAGTCTCGTCTTGCCACTTTCCTCGATGGCGTTCGCTAGTGATTCTCCTGATGCTAAATTTTGATTGATGCGATCTACCAATAAGATACCATTCTTCGCCACCAGCCCCGTCATCATGATCATTCCGAAGATGGAAAAAATGTTGATGCTCTCGCCCGTAAGACCCAAAGCGAGCAATGCCCCAATCACCGCGAGTGGAATAGAGAATAGTACTACAAAAGGATCAATCCATGAATTATACAACGCCACCATGATAAAATACATGAGCAAAATGCCCGCGCCAAAGGCAAGCCCGAGCGGGCCGAAGCTGTCATCCTGATTCGCCAAGTCGCCTTGAAAATCTAACGATACACCTTGTACATCTTTGAGTTGTGCAATGGCGGTTTTGATATCTTCACCGACATCGCCAACAGGCCTGCCTGCCACTCCACAAAAAATCGTCACCGATCCATTCTTGTTGGTGCGCTCCAACATAGCCGGTGTGCTTAATGGTTCAATCCTTGCGACTTGTCCTAACTCAACGAGTTGACCAGATGAACTGTACACTTCTAATTGTGTTAACGTATTGATGTCTTGTTTTGCAGCAGGGTTCAGCGTGATGCGAATGGGAACACTCTCGGTCTTCTCTTCTATCTTCAATTCATCATAACCTACCATCGCGATGCGAACAGCGGTACCGAGGTCGGTAGCGTTTACGCCAAACCGTGCCATTTTATCCTTGTCGGGAATAATTTGTACATCGTATTTTCGGGCTGTGCCGCTGATGCGGATGTCATAGGTGCCTTGAATGGAACGTATAGCAGAAGCCAACTCCTTGGAAATCTCACTCACTTTTTCGCGGTCTGTTCCACTTACTAATAATTGAACCGGTGCCTCATCGGCTGTGCCGAATAAGCCGATCATTGCGATTTTTACTTTTGTACCGGGAGAGGATAAAATACTTCGTTGGATTTCCCTACCCAATTGTTGAATAGACTTAGTACGCTTCTCTTTGCTTTGAAAGTTGAGGCTGAATTCGAAGTTCTTCTCTTCGGGCGCGCCCCATGCTTCGGCTGCAACACCATGGTTCACCATGATGCGGGTAATTTCAGGAAACTGCTTCGTTAAGTTGGTCTCTATTTTTTTGCTAAACGATTCCGTCTCCAACAAGGTAGTTCCAGTAGGCAATTGCACGGTCACGGCCATTTCACCACGGTCGATGCGTGGCGCAAACTCACTGCCAACATAACCCAGTATGGGTAATAGTAGCGAGGCCACAAACAAGGCAAACGCCAGTGCAATTACTTTCATTTTATTTTGAAGAGACCATTGCAATAGTTTGCCATATCCCTCTTCCAATGCTTTAAAGTATTTTTCGAACCACAATCCAAACCGCCCCGCCCAAGTAGCAGCCGATAAATGTTCGAGCCGACCAAAGCGGCTGGCCAACATGGGTGTGATGGTAAAGCAAACGATCAAACTAAACAGTGTGCTGATTACAATCACCATGGCAAACTCGCGCACAATATCACCCACCAATCCGCCTGTCAATGCGAGCGGAAGAAAGACAACCACATCGACAAGCGTAATCGCGAAAGCGGTAAACCCAATTTCTTCGCGTCCATCAATAGTGGCTTTGATTTTATCTTTTCCCATCTCTAAGTGGCGGTAAATATTTTCCAATACCACTATTGAATCGTCTACCAATATGCCCACCACCAAACTCATGGCCAATAGCGTCATCAGGTTTAAGGTGTAACCCAAAAAATACATGAAGATGATTGTACTCAACAATGAGGCGGGCAACGAAACAAGTACAATCATAGAACTACGCATGCTGTGAAGAAAAACCAACATCACCAGCGCCACCAAACCGATGGCCAATAGCAAATCTACTTTTACGGCCGTAGCGGAAGCAGTAGTAAAGACCGAACCATCTTGAGCGATGGCAAACGTTAGTTTCTTATCGGCATAGGTTTGCTCTAACTCCTTTAACTTTTCCTGAATTTGAGCACTCATCTCTACCGCGTTGGCATTGTTTTGTTTAAATAAAATAAGTCCCACAATGCTTTTTCCATCTAAGCGACTGGTTGTTTCTTTTTTCTTGGCATAGCGCACAATTTCTGCAACATCCGCTAACCTAATATCACTTTTCGCCCCGCTAGCGATAAGTGTATTTTTCAATTCTTCAATGTTGATTACTTTGCCTGTGACACGAATACCTTGCTGATAGCCATTGGAGGTGACGTTGCCGGCAGGCACGTTGATTTCTGCTTGCTCTAGGGATGCTACAATTTGTGAAACAGAAATGTGGTAATGCTTTATTTTTTCCGGACTAATCTGCACTATGTATTCCTTCTCTTCCAATCCGATAAAATCAATTTTACCCATCCCCTTCAACCGTGCGAGTTGTGGCTTGATTTGGTTCTTTAGCAATGCGGACAATTCATCGTTGCCCATGTCTGCCGAAGCGGCTGCTTTGATTACGGGAACTTCGTTGATATTGAATTTACTCACCACCGGCTTCTTTGCTTGCGAGGGAAGCCTGTCCACTACTTCGTTCACTTTACGCTGCACCTCTTGAAATGCCTGCTCTACCTCCGCGCCATAAATAAATTCAATATTGAGTAACGAGAAATCTGGGTTGCTGCTGCTGGTGATTCGCTTCACCTTTTCTACACTGGCAACAGCTTCCTCGAGTGGTTTAGTAATCGATTGCTCAATCTCTGCCGGAGAAGCCCCCGGGTACAATGTGCCAATGCTGACATAAGCAATGTTAAACTTTGGCAAAAGTTCGTAGTTCAATTTTTGGTAGGCGAATATTCCACCCAACCCTAAAATGATGAAGATGACCACTACAATAAGTGGGCGCTTAATTGATATTTCTACTATTGACATAAACTGGATTATTTAGTTGAATTGGTTGTGTTGGCAATTGTTAGAATCATTCCCTCCATCACATTCTCAACACCTCTGGCTACTATTGTCGTGTTGGCTGCAATACCTTGTGTTACTTCCACTTGATTTTCGCGAGAGTTACCCAGGGTTACAGATTGAAGGCGTGCCTTGTTTCCTTCCAACACATAAACGGCAGGAGTTACACTATTCAATACCAGCGCGCTTTTAGGAATTAATAAGACGTCAGTGGTATTCCCTTCTTGAAAGAAAGCGCGCAGCGTCATTCCTGCCTTGGCGTTCATGGTGTTGTTAAACTCAACCTGCACTTGAAACTTTCCCGACTCATTGGCTTTGGGGTTCACAAAAATTACTTTCCCTGAAATCAAAACATCGCGCATGGCATCAAGTCGTATTCTCACTTGATTGCCAATCTTAATCGAAGCAATCGCTTTTTCATCCAGCCATAGCAGCGCCTTTAACTTTTCAATATCAATGAGATTAACTACCGGTGTGCCGACTTGGAGATAACCACCAACGTCTGCCAGTTTTTCAACAATCATTCCCGTGAATGGCGCATGAACTGAACTTTCTTTGATTTGTTGCTCGAGTGATTTTATGTTATATCCCCATTGCATCATTTGCAATTGGGCATTCTCCACTTCGGCCGTTGATGTATTATTGGCAGCTTGTAACCGTAAATATTTTTCGTAATCATTCTTTGCTTTATCGTATTGCACATTGGCCGATTTCAATTCTATTTCTTTCAGCGTGGCGTCTACCTTACAAAGTAGTGCGCCCGCCTTCACCACATCACCTTGCTTGACACATAATTGAGAAATCTTGCCGGTGGCCTCGCTGGCTACCACCACTTCTTGAAAGGGCTGGGTGATACCCTGAACAGAAAACCCACTCGATATTGTTTGAGGCAATAGCTGAAGCGATTCTACCGTAGTAGGAATGGGTACTTGTGCCTCCTTTGCCTCACGAAGCTTAGTGTTTTGACTATTTCTTAACTGCCAGGCTAAAACACCTGCTGCTAAACCGACAATAACAACGGCAATGATAATTTTGATAGACTGTTTCATAGTTTTTCTCTTTTGTTGCTCAAAAGTGAAAAGCTTTAGACAGCCGTGTGTTCAGAATATAACCGAAGCGTAGAAATGGGGTACTGAAGTGGTGTCGCGCATAACTATCAAGTGGGCTGCGCAATTGTCGCCCAGGCAATTCAGCTATGATCCGGTCGCAAAATTTAGTTGACCATGAACTGGAAATCCTTTTATCTGCATTGCAAAGAATAGCCTAGCCAACGCATTCTAGGCTGTTCTCAACCAATCCTGCTAGGCTGATTTCTTTCCTAGCATAAAATAGCCGAAGCCAAAAAATACAATTAGGTACACTGGAAAAATAGCCATCGCCCAAACGGAAAACTCAACCTTAAAAACAGTTAGAAGAACCGCAAAATCTAAAAGTGAACAAATCACCACAAACAAGATGGCATACGCATACCACGGGCTTGCTGTGTCGGAAGCTTTTATTTTTCTAAAGAAATAGTAAGCAAGAAGTGCAGTGAGTGCAATCATCACCGACTTGAAAACCGGTATGTTGGGTAGGTACTGATTTGTTTTCGGGTCGTACATAAAAAAACTTACAACAATGGGTATTAACCAAGTAAGCACAGCATATAAATAGGTTTTGCCTTTGAAGTTCATGGTAAAAGGGTTTAGGGTTAGGTATAATGTGAAAAAGAAAAAAGAGCCACCGCTCAGGTAGCTCTCTTACTGGTTATTTCATGGAGTGAAATCCAATCTTGTTGCCTTCCGTATCTAGGAACAAGGCCATAAATCCATTAGGACCCAGCGGTGTTTTTGGTAACAATACTTTGCCACCTGCTTTTTCAACCCTACTCAGTGGAACATTGAGGTCATCACCACCATTTAGGTAAACAACACTTCCATTGGCTGCCGGTACATAGCCATCGGATTGTACAATGGCACCTCCCACGGTTTCAGTCATACCTTGTGCTGTTCCGGGCAAGAAGCCCCAGATACCTTGAGGATTGTCCATTCTTCTTACTTCGCCACCAAGCACCGTACCGTAAAATGTAGAGGCTTGCTCGAAATTTTTGGCTGGAATTTCAAACCAGTTAATCACGTTTGCCATACTTAATTGTGTTAGTTTATTGTGAAATTGATTCCTTGAACATGGCCTAAATGTAGAAGGATAATGTAGAATACTAAGTGAATAAATCTTAAAAACGTAAAGTGGTTAAAACAAGCAAAAGTGTTATTTTTGAAAGAATAAATGGATTTTAGCATCTCATAGCCTCAAAAAACGTAAAGTTGATGTCTAGAAAAGACGGCCTGTTTAGGTTGATTAAATCGCTCACTACAGTCGAGAAGCGATTCTTTTTGCAAATGGCATCCAAAAACAAATCGGAGAGCAATTACATTACGTTGTTTAGGGCCATCGAAAGACAAGAACTTTATGACGAAGCCGCAATCAAGGCAGCTTTCAAAGACAAAAAGTTTGTTACTCAACTCCATGTCACTAAGATCAATCTGACCGAATTGATTTTAAAATCACTCAAAACCTTTAACGCTAGAAATTCTGCGAACGCCTCAATACTCGAACTTCTACGGGAAATAGAACTCTTGTTTGTAAAGGAACTCTATGATTTGTGTTTTCAACGATTGCATAGGGCGCTACACCTCGCAGAAAAGTTTGAAAAATTCCCTTTGCACATGGAGTTGTTGGCATGGCACCGAAAACTCATAGCGGCCACCGCCTCGGTAAACTTGCCGGGGGTCAGCGACATCTTACGGCAGGAAAAAGGTCTGATTGGGAAAATCAGTAATCTCAACAGCTTCTGGAGTGAATCAATGCGCGCCTACGATTCAACTGCTGCTGAAAATGAATTCACCACGAAAGATATCTGCCAAATTGAAAAAGCAGATTCGGTGCAGTCAAAAATTCTTCACCACCATTTTCTTTTTACGCGATTTTACATTGCGGGCAAATTGGAAGACGCCAATCTGGAAGTTAGCAAGTTGATTGCCATGCTAGAGCAAAGTGCTGCCCGAATTGAAGATGACCCCACTTCGTACATTACCGCCATAATGAATAAAGTAGTGCTCTTGTTAAGCTTTAAACGATGGAATGAGCTGCCTCCTCTGCTTCTAAAAGTTAGTGGCATCATCAATTCAAGCCGATTTCAAAACGAAAGCCAATTGACCGTACGCTTGTGGGTTAGACTATATAATGTGGAATTGGAAATGTATCGCGATACCAAAGATCTGGAAAAGGGAATGCGACTGATTGGCGTTATTCAATCGTACATCCAGGCAAGAAAGGCTGCCATCACAGCAGATTATTTGATTATGTTTTATTTTCAATTTGCGAGCATTTTTTTCTTGGCCAAGGATTTCTCCAAATCACTCAAATGGATAAATGAAATCATTAACACCAATTTTGGTTCGATCCGCCTAGACATCCAAAAGTACACACGCATCTTAAACCTGATGGTCCACTTTGAACTTGGCAATACTTCCCTTTTGCAATACGCCACCGATAGCAGTAAGCGCTTTTTAAAGAAGAACAAAATACTGTTTCCGGCCGAAGAGTTGTTGCTACAACTTTTTTCGAAACTTGATCAATTGCAAATTGAAATGCATTCTGTCATATTTAAAAACTCATTGGCTGCTTGGCAGTCGCTGGATCACGCAAAGCGCACACAAATAGAAGACTATGTGGATATCTCAGCTTGGTTAAAGGAGAATCTAATTCAATAAGAAAAATTATTTATCCTTGCTCCTGTTCAGAAATTAGGTGCAGAAGTGGCTTGAGCTACCTATCTAGGCGCACCATTTATAATTTCGTCCCAACAAAGAGGACAAAAAGGGGTAGTTTTTGCATTCAATTTGTTTCAAAAACTTTAATCTTGAGTTTATACTCTTCAATTGCACCCAAAGCAAAGCCTTTTGTGCTTTGTGATGGCAGGGGGCATTTATTAGCAAGTGACTTTGAAATAGAAATACTTGATGAAATGGCAAAGAAAATTTTTCTTAAATATTTAACTCGCGAATCACTGATTAAGAAATAACTCAGCGCCCTTATTTGTTGTCGCGCATGAGCATTTACGCCTAAGCTCACCCGAACGAAGGTGACCAATCTTTGAAGTCGAAATTCACTCCAACTCTTTATCTTTGCAAAAAAACTCCTTGAACAGAACCCTCAAAATTGGCGGGGCCACAGTCAATCAAACACCCATTGATTGGAAGAACAACGTGGCCAATATCATCGAAGCCATAGAAGCCGCCAAAAAAGAACAAGTAGCCATTCTCTGTTTGCCAGAACTATGCCTAACCGGCTATGGCTGCGAAGATTTGTTTCTCAGCAATTGGTTGAGTGCCAAAGCGTGGCAACATCTTGAAATGATTATACCGCATTGTAACAACATCACCGTTAATGTGGGTTTGCCTATTCGAATCAACAACATTACCTACAATGGGGCGTGTGTTATCTCCAATCAAAAAATTCTGGGCATTGCCTTAAAACAAAACTTGGCTCGCGATGGTGTGCATTACGAACCGCGCTGGTTCGATGCCTGGACACCCGGAGTGGTTAAGGAAATTGAAATCAGGGAACAAAAAATAAACGTGGGCGACCTGATTTTTGAAGTTCACGGAATCAAGTTTGGTTTCGAAATCTGTGAAGATGCGTGGCGAAAAGAGAAACGCCCCGGCTATCGCTTGTGCGAACAGGGCGTTGATTTAATTCTGAACCCAAGTGCCAGTCATTTTGCAATGGGCAAAAGCTTACTGCGCGAAAAAGAAGTAGTGATCGATGGCTCGTTAATCTTTCACTGTGTTTACGTTTTCTCCAACCTGCTGGGCAATGAAGCCGGACGCATGATTTACGATGGCGATATTATCATCGGGCAACACGGAAAAATCGTTGCGCTCAACAACCGTCTTTCGTTCAAAAATTTCAACCTCGTTTCCACGGAAGTGAATTTTGATCAACCCGGGTTAACCAAATCGTTGCCCCTCACCGATGGCAAAGAAAAAAACGAAGAGATGGTGCGAGCTGCCTCACTCGGATTATATGATTACCTACGAAAAAGTAAAGCGAAAGGATTTGTTTTAAGTTTAAGTGGCGGTGCCGATTCATCGCTCTGCGCAGTGTTGGTCTCCGAAATGGCCAGGCGTGCAATTTCAGAAAACGGAATCGAAAAATTTCAGCACCAGCTATTGCTCTCGGAAATCAAAAATTCCGCGGAAGCGATAAAACAACTTTTGGCCTGCGCCTACCAAGGTACGCGCAACTCATCAGAGACTACGCTGACTGCCGCAAAAGAATTAGCAAACTCCATTGGAGCAACTTTCCATCAATGGAATGTAGATGACGAAGTAGAAGCTAATAAAGCCACAATAGAAAACGCACTACAACGAAAACTGACGTGGGAAACGGATGATATTGCCTTGCAAAATATTCAAGCCCGTACACGGTCGCCTTTGATTTGGCTACTGGCCAACGTGAAGCAATGCATTTTGCTCACAACTTCTAATCGCAGTGAAGGCGATGTAGGTTATGCCACCATGGATGGCGATACCAGTGGCAGCCTCGCCCCTATTGCGGGGCTTGATAAACCTTTCATTATTCAGTGGTTGAAATGGGCAGAAAAAAATTTAGGGTATACAGGGCTATCATTTGTCAACAACCTTCAGCCAACAG
This genomic window contains:
- a CDS encoding VOC family protein, coding for MANVINWFEIPAKNFEQASTFYGTVLGGEVRRMDNPQGIWGFLPGTAQGMTETVGGAIVQSDGYVPAANGSVVYLNGGDDLNVPLSRVEKAGGKVLLPKTPLGPNGFMALFLDTEGNKIGFHSMK
- a CDS encoding efflux RND transporter periplasmic adaptor subunit; protein product: MKQSIKIIIAVVIVGLAAGVLAWQLRNSQNTKLREAKEAQVPIPTTVESLQLLPQTISSGFSVQGITQPFQEVVVASEATGKISQLCVKQGDVVKAGALLCKVDATLKEIELKSANVQYDKAKNDYEKYLRLQAANNTSTAEVENAQLQMMQWGYNIKSLEQQIKESSVHAPFTGMIVEKLADVGGYLQVGTPVVNLIDIEKLKALLWLDEKAIASIKIGNQVRIRLDAMRDVLISGKVIFVNPKANESGKFQVQVEFNNTMNAKAGMTLRAFFQEGNTTDVLLIPKSALVLNSVTPAVYVLEGNKARLQSVTLGNSRENQVEVTQGIAANTTIVARGVENVMEGMILTIANTTNSTK
- the nadE gene encoding NAD(+) synthase, whose translation is MNRTLKIGGATVNQTPIDWKNNVANIIEAIEAAKKEQVAILCLPELCLTGYGCEDLFLSNWLSAKAWQHLEMIIPHCNNITVNVGLPIRINNITYNGACVISNQKILGIALKQNLARDGVHYEPRWFDAWTPGVVKEIEIREQKINVGDLIFEVHGIKFGFEICEDAWRKEKRPGYRLCEQGVDLILNPSASHFAMGKSLLREKEVVIDGSLIFHCVYVFSNLLGNEAGRMIYDGDIIIGQHGKIVALNNRLSFKNFNLVSTEVNFDQPGLTKSLPLTDGKEKNEEMVRAASLGLYDYLRKSKAKGFVLSLSGGADSSLCAVLVSEMARRAISENGIEKFQHQLLLSEIKNSAEAIKQLLACAYQGTRNSSETTLTAAKELANSIGATFHQWNVDDEVEANKATIENALQRKLTWETDDIALQNIQARTRSPLIWLLANVKQCILLTTSNRSEGDVGYATMDGDTSGSLAPIAGLDKPFIIQWLKWAEKNLGYTGLSFVNNLQPTAELRPLERSQTDEKDLMPYTLLVAIEEQAIQWRKSPTEVYLELTKTIQDPLLKPYIKKFFKLWSINQWKRERIAPSFHLDEINVDPRSWCRFPILSGSFAEELAELDKL
- a CDS encoding efflux RND transporter permease subunit, which encodes MSIVEISIKRPLIVVVIFIILGLGGIFAYQKLNYELLPKFNIAYVSIGTLYPGASPAEIEQSITKPLEEAVASVEKVKRITSSSNPDFSLLNIEFIYGAEVEQAFQEVQRKVNEVVDRLPSQAKKPVVSKFNINEVPVIKAAASADMGNDELSALLKNQIKPQLARLKGMGKIDFIGLEEKEYIVQISPEKIKHYHISVSQIVASLEQAEINVPAGNVTSNGYQQGIRVTGKVINIEELKNTLIASGAKSDIRLADVAEIVRYAKKKETTSRLDGKSIVGLILFKQNNANAVEMSAQIQEKLKELEQTYADKKLTFAIAQDGSVFTTASATAVKVDLLLAIGLVALVMLVFLHSMRSSMIVLVSLPASLLSTIIFMYFLGYTLNLMTLLAMSLVVGILVDDSIVVLENIYRHLEMGKDKIKATIDGREEIGFTAFAITLVDVVVFLPLALTGGLVGDIVREFAMVIVISTLFSLIVCFTITPMLASRFGRLEHLSAATWAGRFGLWFEKYFKALEEGYGKLLQWSLQNKMKVIALAFALFVASLLLPILGYVGSEFAPRIDRGEMAVTVQLPTGTTLLETESFSKKIETNLTKQFPEITRIMVNHGVAAEAWGAPEEKNFEFSLNFQSKEKRTKSIQQLGREIQRSILSSPGTKVKIAMIGLFGTADEAPVQLLVSGTDREKVSEISKELASAIRSIQGTYDIRISGTARKYDVQIIPDKDKMARFGVNATDLGTAVRIAMVGYDELKIEEKTESVPIRITLNPAAKQDINTLTQLEVYSSSGQLVELGQVARIEPLSTPAMLERTNKNGSVTIFCGVAGRPVGDVGEDIKTAIAQLKDVQGVSLDFQGDLANQDDSFGPLGLAFGAGILLMYFIMVALYNSWIDPFVVLFSIPLAVIGALLALGLTGESINIFSIFGMIMMTGLVAKNGILLVDRINQNLASGESLANAIEESGKTRLRPIMMTTIAMVLGMLPIAIAKGNGAEVKNGLAWAIMGGLTSSMFLTLVIVPVVYAIIQNLTTRFNNYRGVLLKAAAVVVILFFNFLPSSVQAQDTLQLSVKSALALGMENNAAVRIAKLEPLKQQALQREAFSYRLPQLNGFGNYLHATQIPVVFFPSLSADPATGELIFGPVQALKAGSNHAIVAGVNATFDLINLQTSANIKQAAISSEMAQKKVRASEQQVTYEIKKTYNDILFIKSQRSVVEESIRRYTLALAFQRGMLVNGFAIPNDTLRVFTDRQLQELDLIQLRYAEENLLNLLRYQLGLKAKTLIKLTDEDFSHDVSEEKRDPNFANRADLDVYQSQITLAKQSLRVAQSASLPILSLTGNWQLQGQDDRLNLATWKFPQSSFVGASITIPLFNGFRREARTQQANVDIQQSTLQYQDAINRSVLEYEQQLNKYEELQRKLDVQKQVVESAQRSLASQADRYKKGLVKWLEVKDSELVLTQAQFGIASIRMQLNSTFIELEKINPSK